A genomic region of Glycine max cultivar Williams 82 chromosome 15, Glycine_max_v4.0, whole genome shotgun sequence contains the following coding sequences:
- the LOC100801604 gene encoding equilibrative nucleotide transporter 3 isoform X1, producing the protein MDANDDSGAPRQPEVSAESYFQLKNLLLTCIMEFVTLSVCFQCNQGKYKAMAICFILGIGSLVSWNSMLTIGDYYYILFPKYHPARVLTLVYQPFAIGTMLILAYYESKINTRMRNLAGFTLFFFSTFFVLVVDLASSGKGGLGPYIGICVLAACFGIADAQVEGGIIGELCFMCPEFIQSYLAGLAASGALISILRMLTKVAFEKSNNGLRKGAILFLAISTFIELVCIILYAICFTKLPIVKYYRSKAALEGSKTVAADLAAAGIQTKTNDQGGYDSKKEERLSNKQLFVENLDYAVDLFLIYVVTLSIFPGFLYENTGTHQLGTWYPVVLIAMYNVVDFIARYIPLVPWLKLESRKGLLIAVFSRFLLIPAFYFTAKYGDQGWMILLTSFLGLTNGYLTVCVLTVAPRGYKGPEQNALGNLLVLCLLSGIFAGAVLDWLWIIGKGTF; encoded by the exons ATGGATGCCAATGATGACAGTGGAGCACCGAGACAACCTGAGGTAAGTGCAGAGTCTTATTTTCAACTGAAGAACTTATTGCTAACATGCATAATGGAATTTGTTACCTTGTCTGTTTGTTTTCAATGCAACCAGGGAAAATACAAAGCAATGGCAATTTGTTTCATTCTTGGAATTGGGTCCCTTGTTTCCTGGAACAGCATGTTGACAATAGGAGATTACTACTACATATTGTTCCCC AAATATCATCCTGCAAGGGTACTTACCCTGGTTTATCAACCATTTGCAATTGGAACAATGTTAATACTGGCATACTATGAGTCAAAGATCAATACTAGAATGCGGAATTTGGCTGGAttcactcttttcttttttagcaCTTTCTTTGTTCTTGTT GTGGATCTAGCATCATCAGGGAAAGGTGGACTTGGACCTTATATTGGTATATGTGTGCTTGCTGCTTGTTTTGGAATTGCAGATGCTCAAGTCGAAGGTGGCATTAtaggagagttgtgttttatGTGCCCTGAGTTTATCCAG TCCTACCTTGCTGGTTTGGCAGCATCAGGGGCTCTAATTTCTATTCTGAGAATGCTGACCAAGGTAGCTTTCGAGAAATCTAATAATGGACTTCGCAAGGGAGCAA TACTATTCTTGGCAATCTCCACATTCATTGAGTTAGTTTGTATCATTCTGTATGCAATCTGCTTCACCAAATTGCCCATAGTGAAATATTACCGTTCAAAAGCAGCGTTAGAGGGATCAAAAACTGTTGCAGCTGACCTTGCTGCTGCTGGCATTCAAACAAAGACTAATGATCAA GGTGGATAtgatagcaaaaaagaagagcGGTTGAGCAACAAACAATTATTTGTTGAGAACCTTGATTATGCAGttgatttatttcttatatatgtgGTAACACTGTCAATCTTCCCTGGATTTTTGTATGAAAATACTGGAACACATCAGTTAGGCACATG GTACCCAGTTGTTTTGATTGCTATGTATAATGTGGTGGATTTCATAGCAAGATATATTCCCCTTGTGCCATGGCTAAAGTTGGAATCCAGAAAGGGTCTACTAATAGCAGTGTTTTCTCGATTCTTGCTGATCCCAGCATTCTACTTTACAGCAAAATATGGTGACCAAGGATGGATGATTCTACTCACCTCCTTCTTGGGACTCACCAATGGCTATCTCACAGTGTGTGTTCTCACTGTGGCACCAAGAGGTTACAAG GGTCCTGAGCAGAATGCTTTGGGTAATTTGCTTGTCCTGTGTCTTTTGAGCGGCATATTTGCTGGGGCTGTTCTTGATTGGTTGTGGATCATAGGTAAAGGAACATTCTGA
- the LOC100801604 gene encoding equilibrative nucleotide transporter 3 isoform X2 has translation MDANDDSGAPRQPEGKYKAMAICFILGIGSLVSWNSMLTIGDYYYILFPKYHPARVLTLVYQPFAIGTMLILAYYESKINTRMRNLAGFTLFFFSTFFVLVVDLASSGKGGLGPYIGICVLAACFGIADAQVEGGIIGELCFMCPEFIQSYLAGLAASGALISILRMLTKVAFEKSNNGLRKGAILFLAISTFIELVCIILYAICFTKLPIVKYYRSKAALEGSKTVAADLAAAGIQTKTNDQGGYDSKKEERLSNKQLFVENLDYAVDLFLIYVVTLSIFPGFLYENTGTHQLGTWYPVVLIAMYNVVDFIARYIPLVPWLKLESRKGLLIAVFSRFLLIPAFYFTAKYGDQGWMILLTSFLGLTNGYLTVCVLTVAPRGYKGPEQNALGNLLVLCLLSGIFAGAVLDWLWIIGKGTF, from the exons ATGGATGCCAATGATGACAGTGGAGCACCGAGACAACCTGAG GGAAAATACAAAGCAATGGCAATTTGTTTCATTCTTGGAATTGGGTCCCTTGTTTCCTGGAACAGCATGTTGACAATAGGAGATTACTACTACATATTGTTCCCC AAATATCATCCTGCAAGGGTACTTACCCTGGTTTATCAACCATTTGCAATTGGAACAATGTTAATACTGGCATACTATGAGTCAAAGATCAATACTAGAATGCGGAATTTGGCTGGAttcactcttttcttttttagcaCTTTCTTTGTTCTTGTT GTGGATCTAGCATCATCAGGGAAAGGTGGACTTGGACCTTATATTGGTATATGTGTGCTTGCTGCTTGTTTTGGAATTGCAGATGCTCAAGTCGAAGGTGGCATTAtaggagagttgtgttttatGTGCCCTGAGTTTATCCAG TCCTACCTTGCTGGTTTGGCAGCATCAGGGGCTCTAATTTCTATTCTGAGAATGCTGACCAAGGTAGCTTTCGAGAAATCTAATAATGGACTTCGCAAGGGAGCAA TACTATTCTTGGCAATCTCCACATTCATTGAGTTAGTTTGTATCATTCTGTATGCAATCTGCTTCACCAAATTGCCCATAGTGAAATATTACCGTTCAAAAGCAGCGTTAGAGGGATCAAAAACTGTTGCAGCTGACCTTGCTGCTGCTGGCATTCAAACAAAGACTAATGATCAA GGTGGATAtgatagcaaaaaagaagagcGGTTGAGCAACAAACAATTATTTGTTGAGAACCTTGATTATGCAGttgatttatttcttatatatgtgGTAACACTGTCAATCTTCCCTGGATTTTTGTATGAAAATACTGGAACACATCAGTTAGGCACATG GTACCCAGTTGTTTTGATTGCTATGTATAATGTGGTGGATTTCATAGCAAGATATATTCCCCTTGTGCCATGGCTAAAGTTGGAATCCAGAAAGGGTCTACTAATAGCAGTGTTTTCTCGATTCTTGCTGATCCCAGCATTCTACTTTACAGCAAAATATGGTGACCAAGGATGGATGATTCTACTCACCTCCTTCTTGGGACTCACCAATGGCTATCTCACAGTGTGTGTTCTCACTGTGGCACCAAGAGGTTACAAG GGTCCTGAGCAGAATGCTTTGGGTAATTTGCTTGTCCTGTGTCTTTTGAGCGGCATATTTGCTGGGGCTGTTCTTGATTGGTTGTGGATCATAGGTAAAGGAACATTCTGA